A single region of the Nitrosomonas sp. Is79A3 genome encodes:
- a CDS encoding IS3 family transposase (programmed frameshift) — MNKTNKYSPEVKERAVRLVQEHRSEYPSLWATIESIAPKIGCAPPTLHDWVKKHEIDTGLRDGITSEERERIKALEREVKELRRANEILKLASAFFGPGGARPQTQILRSFIDRYRDTHGVEPICKVLQVAPSGYRRHAAERRNPALRCTRAQRDEVLMPEIQRVWQANLQVYGADKVWRQLKREGMQVARCTVERLMKRLGLEGVRRGKVVRTTVPDKALPCPLDRVNRQFKADRPNQLWVSDFTYVSTWQGWLYVAFVIDVFARCIVGWRVSSSMHTDFVLDALEQALYARQPELGALIHHSDRGSQYVSIRYTERLAEAGIEPSVGSKGDSYDNALAETINGLYKAELIHKQGPWKNRESVELATLNWVFWFNHQRLLGPIGYIPPAEAEAQYYRQLANLDSAKVT; from the exons ATGAACAAAACAAACAAATATTCCCCCGAAGTAAAAGAACGAGCAGTCCGCCTGGTGCAAGAGCATCGCAGTGAGTACCCTTCGCTGTGGGCGACGATAGAATCGATTGCGCCCAAGATCGGCTGCGCGCCGCCGACATTGCATGATTGGGTAAAGAAGCACGAGATCGACACAGGCCTACGAGATGGCATCACCAGTGAAGAGCGCGAACGCATCAAAGCACTGGAGCGTGAGGTCAAGGAATTACGTCGCGCCAATGAAATTCTGAAACTGGCCAGTGCTTTTTTCG GCCCAGGCGGAGCTCGACCGCAAACTCAAATCCTGAGGTCGTTCATCGACCGGTATCGTGACACCCACGGGGTCGAGCCGATCTGCAAGGTATTGCAGGTCGCCCCGTCAGGGTATCGGCGTCACGCGGCCGAGCGGCGCAATCCGGCATTGCGTTGCACTCGTGCCCAACGCGATGAGGTTTTGATGCCAGAAATTCAGCGTGTGTGGCAGGCTAACCTGCAGGTGTATGGTGCCGACAAGGTATGGCGGCAACTTAAGCGCGAAGGAATGCAGGTAGCTCGCTGCACTGTTGAACGGCTCATGAAACGGTTGGGGCTGGAAGGTGTGCGGCGCGGCAAGGTTGTGCGAACCACGGTTCCGGACAAGGCGCTGCCGTGCCCGCTGGATCGCGTAAACCGGCAATTCAAGGCGGATCGCCCAAACCAGTTATGGGTGTCGGATTTCACCTATGTTTCCACCTGGCAGGGCTGGCTATATGTCGCGTTCGTCATCGACGTGTTTGCCCGGTGCATCGTGGGTTGGCGGGTCAGTTCCAGCATGCACACGGACTTCGTACTGGATGCGCTGGAGCAGGCTTTATACGCCCGGCAACCGGAGCTGGGTGCCTTGATTCACCACAGCGACCGGGGTTCCCAGTATGTCTCTATCCGTTATACGGAGCGGCTTGCCGAGGCTGGAATAGAACCGTCGGTTGGCAGTAAAGGAGATAGCTACGATAACGCACTAGCCGAAACGATCAACGGGCTTTACAAAGCTGAATTGATTCACAAGCAGGGGCCATGGAAAAACAGGGAATCCGTTGAATTGGCGACGTTGAACTGGGTGTTCTGGTTCAATCACCAGCGTTTGCTTGGACCCATCGGCTATATACCGCCGGCGGAAGCTGAGGCACAATACTACCGGCAGTTAGCCAACTTGGATTCTGCCAAAGTTACTTAA
- a CDS encoding toxin TcdB middle/N-terminal domain-containing protein, whose product MVKSATGPISAMPALVPKSPRINRPWFDSPDMFDQRRIRLADIDGSGLVDILYLTGQGVHIYFNQSGNSWSKQQILSTFPRIDNLTAVSTVDLLGNGTAFLVWSSPLPGDARSTIRYIDLMGGQKPHLLTGTKNNLGAETKVEYAPSTQFYLQDKQAGKPWITKLPFPVHCVEKVTVMDTWRQTEFSSTYSYHHGYFDGIEREFRGFGRVEQVDIETYDKFMQGNIASPYITNDKTLYQPPIKTITWYHTGAAIDREHILTQFANEYFPARYASDFKENDLPEPELPADLSADEWREALRACKGMVLRQESYELDVDALHSDNPKDVPVRIYSAATHNCHIQRLQPRGENKHAVFLVTESEALSYQYELALPKGSEKVSPDPRIAQTLNLEIDELGNILESVAAVYPRVGSYTDSSLTDEQQVLINHVQKDEHHLALSSTSFTKDIIEADIYRLRLPCQTQTWEITGILPNGKYFTLSELKDKKISSSGTSEISYHSVPDGPPQRRLVECARTLFFADDLITHRSFGEHGPLGLPYESYKLAITSNLLKSVYVDQERIDAAVSALEKQTGNYPVSGYYKGDQLFDGHPITREPLENQYWLGSGKAGFEDDAADHFYLPEKYTDPFGNPTTLKYDPLDLFILSSEDARRNSVSVVSFDYRVLAPIEMVDPNGNHAEVYFDILGMVVASAVKGKGNGTEGDDLDGFDDNLANPSTDEVQAFCTASEMNVGQARIWLGRASARFVYHFGEPDRPPGACGIVREIHVHAPGGAASPLQASLECSDGGGNVLMKKMQAEPAPGQTGLRWIINGLTVLNNKGKPVKQYEPSFSEQGFGCESPPAVGVTSILYYDAAGRVIRTEMPDGTFSRVEFSPWHVKTFDANDTAYDTDHPNPSNPNHSDWFRRRTDSTHPLFKQFNTPENLRAAELVKDHANTPSETHLDSLGREVIAIAHNRTKGVDEKYLTFTKLDAEGKPLWIRDARGNLVMQYITPARPNNATGEDMPANVAPCYDIAGNLLFQHSMDAGDRWMLMDAAGKPMLAWDLNDKGAGSATQKRFYRTDYDELHRPTAQWLTIDDANPALIEAFQYCDTNQPNVATGLDDAKKWNLIGQVIKHWDPSGLATVERIDLSGQPAHITRTLIQLTADSNADSVLNWDLTDRQSLLENETFIQLTEYDALGRMTTLYNWHRDITFAADGTQQATPGETNRVAVYVPEYNKRGVLNSERLHVRASKFTANGKPAFTADATRSKRAITHISYNAKGQKLTLELGNGTTTTYSYDSETFRLVTLKTERSVSPKGVQDLHYTYDPVGNITHINDAAQEIVYFNQSNILPEHHYVYDALYRLIEATGRENLSAPPPNKEGTWPHKLFPTNDQPRNYTQYYTYDEVGNFVVMQHEPGSGSGWTRHYATQADSNRIARTWYGSSTANAITYRHDTHGNMLNLNQIPEDWGLDIRWDWRDMIRGFDCIGGGIARYHYGIDKQRTRKHITRNGGGVVEDRIYLGGYELYRRKNPQNVVVEEIESHHLFEGEQRVLLVDDVITAKSSAQPGPNELSIKEQTLFRYQYSNHLGSVSLELDHQAEIISYEEYHPYGTSAYRAMKNGVEAPAKRYRYTGMERDEESGLSYHSARYYLPWLGRWGSCDPQGQKDGLNIFRAFRNNPLVFKDLDGLQSVGQLIEENALQAAKEERNISLYLWSFADVAWSVFGAEGLSKISEGNATTGDYASAAIEVASVIPIGKVAKAGKGLLIAKGIMKEAAPVITKEAVKEFAPVVAKEAIKDATALATKGITKDAATVAAKEATKKAEVAAFKEVTKKEIGTDAASFTKVNGMKMISWVKGVLVGTSAEQFRKNALKIILADKNHPLRILLEDGKKFYNSTKAGIDLVDKLFNPLLVEAGHVISNFAVHSKQQMVILMSAYENQLLAGTVEAGKKAAQISERVAVDIGGIAVSEQLAKDLFGKVKELYKDKTITKQVYDNFVKAYESAKRFTF is encoded by the coding sequence ATGGTGAAGTCTGCTACTGGCCCAATCTCGGCTATGCCCGCTTTGGTGCCAAAGTCACCAAGGATCAATCGCCCTTGGTTTGATTCGCCCGACATGTTCGATCAGCGCCGCATCCGCCTTGCGGATATCGACGGCTCCGGCTTGGTGGATATCCTTTACCTCACCGGTCAAGGCGTGCATATTTACTTCAACCAATCCGGCAATAGCTGGAGCAAGCAGCAAATCCTCAGTACTTTCCCACGCATTGACAATCTAACGGCCGTCTCCACCGTCGATTTGCTCGGCAACGGTACTGCCTTTCTGGTTTGGTCATCGCCTTTGCCCGGCGATGCGCGCAGCACCATCCGCTACATCGATCTGATGGGCGGACAGAAACCACACTTATTGACAGGAACCAAGAATAATCTCGGTGCAGAAACCAAAGTGGAGTATGCACCCTCCACCCAATTTTACTTGCAGGATAAACAAGCCGGGAAACCGTGGATCACCAAGCTGCCGTTTCCCGTTCATTGTGTCGAGAAAGTCACGGTTATGGATACATGGCGTCAAACCGAGTTTTCCAGCACCTATAGTTACCATCACGGCTATTTTGATGGTATCGAGCGTGAATTTCGCGGTTTCGGGCGAGTCGAGCAGGTGGATATAGAAACTTATGACAAGTTTATGCAAGGTAATATTGCCAGCCCGTATATCACCAACGATAAAACACTCTACCAACCACCGATTAAAACCATCACCTGGTACCACACCGGTGCAGCCATTGATCGGGAACACATTCTCACCCAATTCGCAAATGAGTATTTCCCTGCCCGCTATGCGAGCGACTTTAAAGAAAATGATTTACCGGAACCTGAATTGCCCGCTGATTTAAGCGCAGACGAATGGCGCGAAGCCCTACGCGCCTGTAAAGGCATGGTGTTACGGCAAGAAAGCTATGAATTGGATGTCGATGCGCTCCATAGTGATAACCCCAAAGATGTCCCGGTGCGAATTTACTCAGCCGCCACACATAATTGCCATATTCAGCGGTTACAACCACGCGGAGAAAATAAACACGCGGTGTTTCTCGTCACCGAAAGTGAAGCGCTGAGCTATCAATACGAACTCGCGCTGCCGAAGGGATCTGAAAAGGTTAGTCCAGATCCGCGTATTGCGCAGACATTAAACCTGGAAATTGACGAACTTGGGAATATTCTTGAATCCGTTGCAGCGGTATATCCTCGCGTTGGAAGTTATACGGATAGTTCACTGACTGATGAACAGCAGGTACTGATCAATCACGTACAAAAAGATGAGCACCACTTGGCCTTAAGTAGCACAAGCTTTACAAAGGATATTATCGAAGCAGATATCTATCGCCTAAGACTGCCGTGCCAAACTCAAACCTGGGAAATAACGGGCATCCTGCCTAATGGCAAATATTTCACTTTGTCCGAGTTGAAAGATAAAAAAATATCAAGTAGTGGTACCAGTGAGATTTCATACCATAGCGTTCCAGATGGCCCGCCACAAAGACGCCTAGTCGAATGTGCGCGTACTTTGTTTTTTGCAGACGATCTGATAACGCATCGGTCGTTTGGAGAACATGGCCCGCTTGGCTTGCCTTATGAAAGTTACAAATTAGCCATCACCAGCAATTTGTTAAAAAGTGTCTATGTTGATCAAGAGCGGATTGATGCGGCAGTGTCGGCACTTGAAAAACAAACCGGCAACTATCCAGTTAGCGGTTATTACAAGGGTGATCAGTTATTTGACGGCCATCCGATCACACGAGAGCCACTTGAAAATCAATATTGGCTCGGATCTGGTAAAGCAGGTTTTGAGGACGATGCGGCTGATCATTTCTACCTCCCGGAGAAATACACCGACCCCTTTGGGAATCCGACTACATTGAAATATGATCCACTGGATTTATTTATCCTCTCTAGCGAAGATGCACGGAGAAACTCTGTCAGTGTTGTAAGCTTCGACTACCGCGTGCTCGCGCCGATCGAAATGGTGGATCCGAACGGCAATCACGCTGAAGTGTATTTCGACATCCTCGGCATGGTGGTGGCCTCAGCAGTTAAAGGCAAAGGAAACGGAACCGAAGGAGATGATCTCGACGGTTTTGATGACAATCTTGCCAATCCTTCAACAGATGAAGTGCAAGCGTTTTGTACAGCCAGTGAGATGAATGTCGGTCAAGCAAGAATCTGGTTGGGGCGTGCGAGTGCACGTTTTGTCTATCACTTCGGCGAACCAGACCGGCCACCCGGTGCTTGCGGCATCGTGCGGGAAATTCATGTTCATGCGCCCGGTGGCGCCGCTAGCCCACTGCAAGCTTCTCTCGAATGTTCCGATGGCGGCGGCAATGTACTGATGAAAAAAATGCAGGCCGAACCAGCACCCGGTCAAACCGGGTTACGCTGGATCATCAACGGCCTGACGGTACTGAACAATAAAGGCAAACCGGTCAAGCAATATGAGCCGAGTTTTAGCGAGCAAGGTTTTGGCTGCGAATCACCACCTGCCGTAGGCGTTACCTCCATCCTGTATTATGATGCTGCCGGGCGAGTGATTCGCACTGAAATGCCCGATGGCACCTTCAGTCGGGTTGAATTTTCGCCTTGGCATGTGAAAACGTTTGATGCGAATGACACGGCGTATGATACCGATCATCCAAATCCAAGCAATCCGAATCATAGTGACTGGTTTAGGCGGCGCACAGATTCCACTCATCCACTGTTTAAGCAATTCAATACGCCAGAAAATCTGAGAGCGGCAGAGTTAGTCAAAGACCACGCCAACACCCCATCCGAAACCCATCTCGACAGCCTGGGCCGCGAAGTCATTGCCATCGCCCACAATCGAACCAAGGGAGTAGACGAAAAATACCTGACTTTCACCAAGCTCGACGCCGAAGGCAAGCCGTTGTGGATACGCGATGCGCGCGGCAATTTGGTGATGCAGTACATCACTCCGGCCAGGCCCAACAATGCCACGGGCGAGGACATGCCAGCCAATGTCGCGCCCTGCTACGACATCGCCGGAAATTTGCTGTTTCAACACAGTATGGATGCCGGTGACCGCTGGATGCTTATGGATGCGGCAGGCAAGCCGATGCTGGCGTGGGATCTGAATGACAAAGGCGCAGGCTCGGCAACGCAAAAGCGTTTTTATCGCACGGATTACGATGAACTACATCGCCCTACAGCGCAGTGGCTTACAATTGATGATGCCAATCCAGCACTTATCGAAGCATTTCAGTATTGCGACACCAATCAACCCAATGTTGCAACGGGCCTGGACGATGCCAAGAAATGGAATCTTATTGGGCAAGTCATCAAACACTGGGATCCGAGTGGTTTGGCGACTGTAGAGCGCATCGATCTGTCCGGACAACCTGCCCATATTACTCGCACACTTATCCAGTTAACTGCGGATAGCAATGCAGACAGTGTCTTAAATTGGGATCTGACCGATCGCCAAAGCCTGTTAGAAAATGAAACCTTTATCCAGCTTACCGAGTACGATGCGCTCGGGCGTATGACTACGCTTTACAACTGGCACCGTGATATCACTTTTGCTGCCGATGGCACTCAGCAAGCCACACCCGGCGAAACCAATCGAGTTGCAGTCTACGTACCGGAATATAATAAACGAGGCGTGCTAAACAGTGAACGGCTGCATGTGCGTGCCAGTAAATTCACCGCCAATGGTAAACCCGCTTTTACAGCCGATGCAACACGAAGCAAACGAGCCATTACCCATATTAGTTATAACGCCAAGGGCCAGAAACTTACCCTCGAACTCGGAAATGGCACCACAACTACCTATAGTTACGATAGCGAAACCTTTCGTCTGGTTACGCTCAAAACAGAACGATCCGTGTCACCCAAAGGTGTGCAGGATTTGCACTATACCTACGATCCAGTCGGCAATATCACGCACATTAATGACGCTGCACAGGAGATAGTTTATTTCAATCAATCGAACATTCTTCCTGAACATCATTATGTTTATGATGCATTGTATCGTTTGATCGAAGCCACTGGGCGCGAGAATCTTAGCGCACCCCCACCTAACAAAGAAGGCACTTGGCCACATAAATTATTTCCCACCAACGATCAACCGCGCAATTACACGCAGTATTACACTTACGATGAAGTTGGTAATTTTGTTGTCATGCAGCATGAACCTGGTAGCGGCAGTGGATGGACACGACATTACGCTACCCAAGCAGACAGCAATCGGATCGCCCGGACTTGGTATGGCAGCAGCACGGCCAATGCGATCACTTACCGGCACGATACTCACGGCAATATGCTGAACCTGAATCAGATCCCGGAGGACTGGGGATTGGATATCCGCTGGGATTGGCGCGACATGATTCGCGGTTTCGACTGTATTGGCGGCGGTATTGCGCGTTACCACTACGGCATCGACAAACAGCGCACGCGCAAACATATTACTCGTAATGGTGGGGGAGTAGTGGAAGACCGTATCTACCTCGGTGGTTACGAATTATATCGTCGGAAGAATCCGCAAAACGTGGTGGTCGAGGAGATCGAATCGCATCATTTGTTTGAAGGCGAACAACGGGTGTTGCTGGTGGATGATGTGATCACGGCGAAATCTTCAGCACAACCGGGGCCAAATGAATTAAGCATCAAAGAACAAACCTTATTTCGTTATCAATACAGCAATCATCTGGGGTCGGTGTCTCTGGAACTGGATCATCAGGCAGAGATTATTTCCTATGAAGAATATCACCCGTATGGGACGAGTGCGTATCGAGCAATGAAGAATGGGGTTGAGGCACCGGCGAAGCGGTATCGGTATACGGGGATGGAGCGGGATGAGGAGAGTGGGTTGAGTTATCATTCGGCGAGGTATTATTTGCCGTGGTTGGGGAGGTGGGGGAGCTGTGATCCCCAGGGGCAAAAAGATGGATTAAATATTTTTAGAGCATTCCGAAACAATCCTCTAGTATTTAAGGACTTAGATGGTCTCCAATCAGTCGGACAGCTTATTGAAGAAAATGCCTTACAAGCTGCTAAAGAAGAAAGAAACATAAGTTTATATCTATGGTCATTTGCAGACGTAGCTTGGAGTGTATTTGGCGCTGAAGGATTGAGTAAAATTTCTGAAGGAAATGCGACTACTGGAGATTATGCATCAGCCGCAATTGAAGTTGCTTCAGTAATTCCAATCGGTAAAGTTGCAAAAGCTGGAAAAGGTTTACTGATTGCTAAAGGAATAATGAAAGAGGCTGCGCCAGTGATTACAAAAGAAGCAGTGAAAGAATTTGCGCCAGTGGTTGCTAAAGAAGCAATAAAGGATGCAACAGCCTTGGCTACAAAAGGAATCACAAAGGACGCTGCAACGGTAGCCGCTAAAGAAGCAACTAAAAAGGCCGAGGTGGCTGCATTCAAAGAAGTCACAAAGAAAGAAATAGGAACTGATGCTGCAAGTTTTACGAAAGTTAATGGTATGAAAATGATTTCGTGGGTTAAAGGTGTTCTCGTTGGTACAAGTGCAGAGCAGTTTAGAAAAAATGCGCTAAAAATCATCCTCGCAGACAAAAATCACCCACTTAGAATCCTTCTGGAAGATGGAAAAAAGTTTTACAACTCAACTAAAGCAGGGATTGATTTGGTTGATAAATTGTTTAACCCTTTGTTAGTTGAAGCTGGCCACGTCATTAGTAATTTTGCAGTTCATTCAAAGCAGCAAATGGTAATTCTAATGTCTGCGTATGAAAACCAATTGTTGGCTGGGACAGTAGAAGCAGGTAAAAAAGCAGCACAAATATCAGAAAGAGTAGCTGTAGATATTGGTGGAATTGCTGTTAGCGAGCAACTTGCAAAAGACCTGTTCGGAAAAGTCAAAGAACTTTATAAAGATAAAACTATAACCAAACAAGTTTATGACAATTTTGTGAAGGCATATGAAAGTGCCAAGCGGTTTACTTTCTAA
- a CDS encoding SpvB/TcaC N-terminal domain-containing protein gives MLDHKSPVGQGNDSKKADGQSTGPELTKPPAISLPKGGGAIRGIGEKFAANPVTGTGSMTIPIATSPGRSGFGPQLSLSYDSGAGNGPFGLGWNLSLPAITRKTDKGLPRYNDADESDVFILSGAEDLVPVLNPDGSRPEDTPSPSGHRIRRYRPRIEGLFARIERWTNSEGVSHWRSISKDNITTLYGATAESRIVDSTDATRIFSWLICESFDDKGNAIRYEYKKENSEGIDRSTAHESNRQDIHRATNSYLKRIKYGNKTPHQSDENLSERTDWMFEAVFDYGEHYLETNGDVQVDYTGDQREWDLRLDSFSSYRSGFEVRTYRLCQRVLMLHHFESELGTPDYLVRATHFEHRKDPVASFIQSVTQSGYKRNEDGTYRKKSLPPVEFTYSQAIINEDVHEVDPVSLENLPQGLDNSRYQWVDLDGEGLSGLLTEQGEAWFYKRNQSAVPVKDAAGNMTTPARFAPLERVATIPSSANLAGGQQLLDLAGDGQLDVVEFDGPAPGFFERTVDEDWETHRSFSSLPNIAWRDPNLKFIDLTGDGHADILITEDEAFSWYPSLAEAGFGPGEKVRQAIDEEQGPRLVFADGTQSIYLADMSGDGLTDLVRIRNGEVCYWPNLGYARFGAKVTKDQSPLV, from the coding sequence GTGCTGGATCATAAATCACCAGTGGGGCAGGGTAACGATTCCAAGAAAGCCGATGGGCAAAGTACGGGTCCGGAGCTGACCAAGCCCCCGGCAATTTCCTTGCCCAAAGGCGGCGGCGCCATTCGTGGTATCGGTGAAAAGTTTGCTGCCAATCCGGTCACTGGCACCGGATCCATGACAATCCCCATCGCAACCTCCCCCGGCCGTTCAGGTTTTGGCCCGCAACTCTCTCTTTCTTATGACTCCGGCGCAGGTAATGGTCCATTTGGCCTCGGCTGGAATCTCTCGCTACCCGCCATCACGCGCAAGACTGACAAAGGGTTGCCACGCTATAACGATGCCGATGAATCCGATGTTTTTATTCTTTCCGGCGCGGAAGATTTGGTGCCTGTACTCAACCCGGATGGAAGCCGACCCGAAGACACTCCTTCGCCGTCAGGGCATAGAATTCGCCGTTATCGCCCCCGCATCGAAGGCTTATTTGCCAGAATTGAGCGTTGGACTAATTCAGAGGGGGTATCTCATTGGCGTTCGATCTCTAAAGACAATATTACTACCTTGTATGGCGCTACAGCCGAAAGCCGCATTGTTGACTCCACAGATGCCACGCGAATTTTCAGCTGGTTAATTTGTGAAAGTTTCGATGACAAAGGCAATGCAATTCGTTATGAATACAAGAAAGAAAATTCCGAGGGCATAGATCGTTCAACAGCACACGAATCCAATCGTCAGGATATCCACAGAGCAACCAATAGTTACCTAAAACGCATTAAATACGGCAACAAGACACCACACCAATCCGACGAAAACTTGTCCGAACGAACTGACTGGATGTTTGAAGCAGTGTTCGATTATGGCGAGCATTATTTAGAAACCAATGGTGATGTTCAGGTAGATTACACCGGCGATCAGCGAGAGTGGGACCTGAGGCTGGACTCATTCTCCTCTTATCGCTCCGGATTCGAGGTGCGCACCTATCGCCTATGCCAGCGCGTCTTGATGTTACATCATTTCGAGAGCGAACTCGGGACGCCTGATTACCTTGTGCGCGCCACACACTTCGAGCATAGGAAGGATCCGGTCGCCTCGTTCATACAATCGGTCACCCAGTCTGGCTATAAGCGCAACGAAGATGGAACGTATCGTAAAAAATCCCTCCCTCCGGTCGAATTTACATACAGCCAAGCCATCATCAATGAAGATGTCCATGAAGTAGACCCCGTTAGCCTGGAAAATCTGCCGCAAGGGTTGGATAACAGCCGCTACCAGTGGGTGGATCTCGACGGCGAAGGGCTTTCCGGTTTGCTGACCGAGCAAGGTGAAGCCTGGTTCTACAAGCGCAACCAAAGTGCCGTGCCGGTGAAAGATGCGGCAGGCAATATGACTACCCCCGCGCGCTTCGCCCCGCTGGAGCGTGTGGCGACCATTCCGTCATCGGCTAATTTGGCAGGCGGGCAGCAACTCCTGGATTTGGCCGGAGACGGTCAATTGGATGTGGTCGAATTCGATGGTCCGGCTCCCGGTTTTTTCGAGCGCACAGTGGATGAAGATTGGGAAACACACCGGTCATTCAGCTCGCTGCCCAATATTGCCTGGCGCGACCCCAACCTAAAATTCATCGACCTCACCGGCGATGGCCATGCCGACATCCTGATCACCGAAGACGAAGCCTTTAGCTGGTATCCATCGCTGGCCGAAGCTGGTTTTGGCCCCGGCGAGAAAGTTCGCCAGGCCATCGATGAAGAACAAGGCCCTCGGCTCGTCTTCGCCGACGGCACGCAATCCATCTACTTGGCGGATATGTCCGGGGATGGTTTGACCGATCTCGTGCGCATACGCAATGGTGAAGTCTGCTACTGGCCCAATCTCGGCTATGCCCGCTTTGGTGCCAAAGTCACCAAGGATCAATCGCCCTTGGTTTGA
- a CDS encoding transposase, whose amino-acid sequence MRYRRANVPGGTYFFTVNLAERKRTLLVDHIDSLREVMRNVKKAHPFHIDAMVILPDHLHALWTLPENDADFAMRWALIKAGFSRQLPKDERRNKSRISKGERGIWQRRYWEHLIRDDTDYARHADYIHYNPVKHGYVRYAKDWPYSSFHRYVRLGVLPDNWAGGVDAELEAGECE is encoded by the coding sequence TTGCGTTATCGGCGGGCGAATGTGCCGGGTGGAACGTATTTTTTTACCGTCAATCTGGCCGAACGGAAACGGACTTTATTGGTGGATCACATTGACAGCTTGCGCGAGGTGATGCGGAACGTGAAAAAGGCGCATCCATTTCATATCGATGCGATGGTGATTCTGCCGGATCATTTGCATGCGTTGTGGACTCTGCCCGAAAACGATGCGGATTTTGCGATGCGCTGGGCATTGATCAAAGCTGGTTTTTCACGTCAACTTCCCAAAGACGAACGGCGAAATAAAAGCCGCATCTCCAAGGGTGAGCGTGGCATCTGGCAACGTCGATATTGGGAACATTTGATTCGCGATGATACGGATTATGCACGGCATGCTGACTATATTCATTACAACCCGGTCAAACATGGATACGTGCGGTATGCAAAAGACTGGCCTTATTCCAGCTTCCACCGCTACGTTCGTTTGGGTGTGTTGCCGGATAACTGGGCGGGTGGGGTTGATGCGGAATTGGAAGCAGGGGAATGCGAATAG
- a CDS encoding transposase, whose translation MPGGTYFFTVNLLERRLDTLVRYVDVLRSAARVTRRERPFHIDAWVVLPDHMHCVWTLPPEDDDYSNRWKAIKIRFVRTVGWGECNEPQRIRDNDGGVGVRELTPTYELQRIVNNHVESQ comes from the coding sequence GTGCCGGGCGGGACATACTTTTTTACGGTGAATTTGCTGGAGCGGCGGCTGGATACGTTGGTGCGGTATGTGGATGTGCTGCGGTCGGCGGCGCGGGTGACGCGGCGGGAGCGGCCGTTTCATATCGATGCGTGGGTGGTTTTGCCGGATCATATGCATTGTGTCTGGACATTGCCGCCTGAGGATGACGATTACTCGAATCGCTGGAAGGCGATCAAGATCCGTTTCGTCAGGACCGTAGGTTGGGGTGAATGCAATGAACCCCAACGTATCCGTGACAATGATGGTGGCGTTGGGGTTCGTGAACTCACCCCAACCTACGAATTACAACGAATTGTAAATAATCACGTTGAATCACAATGA